The proteins below come from a single Bacteroidales bacterium genomic window:
- a CDS encoding DNA-directed RNA polymerase subunit omega translates to MDYKKTKAPATTVTQDIKKLEEGVGNVYEAAVIISKRANQIGAEMKEELNSKLEEFASYTDNLEEIFENKEQIEISKFYERLPKPTLIALQEYMEGKIYFRNPKTGHEHTQPEEGNKKE, encoded by the coding sequence ATGGATTATAAAAAGACCAAAGCTCCGGCTACAACTGTTACACAGGATATAAAAAAGCTGGAAGAAGGGGTAGGGAATGTGTATGAAGCTGCTGTGATTATTTCAAAGAGAGCGAATCAGATTGGTGCGGAAATGAAGGAAGAGCTGAACAGCAAACTGGAAGAGTTTGCCTCTTATACGGACAATCTGGAAGAAATTTTTGAAAATAAAGAACAGATTGAGATTTCCAAGTTTTATGAACGTCTGCCCAAGCCGACGCTGATTGCCCTTCAGGAGTATATGGAAGGTAAGATCTATTTCCGGAATCCAAAAACCGGACATGAGCATACCCAGCCTGAGGAAGGCAATAAGAAAGAATAG